One genomic region from Triplophysa dalaica isolate WHDGS20190420 chromosome 23, ASM1584641v1, whole genome shotgun sequence encodes:
- the qtrt2 gene encoding queuine tRNA-ribosyltransferase accessory subunit 2 isoform X1 — protein MMKLELSRVVQGCRLGVLTGLGKTGQHCLEVPGCLLYTRCATVPHLTQDTLHTLSDLPSVTQVTVESLAEHQEVLEECKEGVRKFAGLHNTVLFCSLHDSVNPNPAGHVTNKTVSVWGSGGRIELTAARFMAIQAAIQPDFYQSMADGETWQANSSRKRVRKAVDRTLAHLDECLMLHQKTQELKQAEIFGVLEGGDIMEERLRSTRETAKRPVGGFVLDGFHSAAMNQDVRGQLIQAITAELPHEKPRLILGVGCPDQVISCAEAGVDLFESFFPFQVTERGCALNFNYNINPDPETAGTSSPKVLELNGETPAVTKPSKNGDESMTTFEINLKDKRYQDDFRPLVEGCDCYCCQKHMRAYIHHLLVTNELLAGVLLMLHNMAHYLGFFRALREAIANDRLQDFKNRVLS, from the exons ATGATGAAGCTGGAATTGTCACGAGTGGTTCAGGGATGTCGCTTGGGTGTTTTGACCGGATTGGGGAAGACAGGGCAGCACTGCCTAGAGGTGCCCGGCTGTCTCCTCTACACCCGATGTGCAACTGTACCCCATCTGACACAGGACACATTACACACACTAAGTGATCTACCCTCAGTCACCCAAGTGACTGTGGAAAGCCT tgcaGAACATCAGGAGGTGCTTGAAGAATGTAAAGAGGGTGTAAGAAAATTTGCAG GTCTTCATAATACTGTGCTCTTCTGCTCTCTGCACGATTCTGTGAACCCCAACCCTGCTGGCCACGTCACCAACAAG ACAGTATCCGTGTGGGGAAGCGGTGGCCGGATAGAGCTGACGGCGGCCCGGTTCATGGCTATTCAGGCAGCTATCCAGCCCGACTTTTATCAGAGCATGGCAGACGGAGAGACCTGGCAGGCCAATTCATCTCGCAAGAGAGTCCGTAAAGCAGTGGACAGAACTCTGGCCCATCTGGATGAGTGTCTGATGTTGCACCAGAAGACCCAG GAATTGAAGCAGGCTGAAATATTTGGAGTTTTGGAAGGCGGAGATATAATGGAGGAGAGGCTTCGCTCAACTCGAGAGACTGCAAAGCGTCCTGTGGGTGGATTTGTCCTAGATGGATTTCATTCAGCTGCCATGAACCAGGACGTGAGGGGTCAGTTGATTCAAGCGATAACTGCAGAGCTTCCACATGAAAAGCCAAG GTTGATTTTGGGGGTCGGTTGTCCTGACCAGGTGATCAGCTGTGCTGAAGCAGGAGTCGACCTGTTTGAAAGCTTCTTCCCCTTTCAAGTGACCGAACGAGGCTGTGCATTGAACTTCAACTACAATATTAATCCTGACCCTGAGACAGCAGGTACATCATCACCTAAAG TGCTGGAACTAAATGGAGAGACGCCCGCTGTCACAAAGCCCAGCAAAAATGGAGATGAAAGTATGACGACTTTCGAAATCAATCTCAAGGATAAAAG GTATCAGGATGATTTTCGCCCACTTGTGGAGGGATGTGACTGCTACTGTTGTCAGAAGCACATGAGAGCGtatattcatcatttactgGTGACCAATGAGCTGCTCGCCGGCGTTTTACTCATGCTGCACAATATGGCACACTACCTCGGCTTCTTCAGAGCGCTGCGGGAGGCAATCGCCAACGACCGTCTGCAGGACTTTAAAAATAGAGTTCTCAGTTGA
- the qtrt2 gene encoding queuine tRNA-ribosyltransferase accessory subunit 2 isoform X2, with the protein MMKLELSRVVQGCRLGVLTGLGKTGQHCLEVPGCLLYTRCATVPHLTQDTLHTLSDLPSVTQVTVESLAEHQEVLEECKEGVRKFAGLHNTVLFCSLHDSVNPNPAGHVTNKTVSVWGSGGRIELTAARFMAIQAAIQPDFYQSMADGETWQANSSRKRVRKAVDRTLAHLDECLMLHQKTQELKQAEIFGVLEGGDIMEERLRSTRETAKRPVGGFVLDGFHSAAMNQDVRGQLIQAITAELPHEKPRLILGVGCPDQVISCAEAGVDLFESFFPFQVTERGCALNFNYNINPDPETAVLELNGETPAVTKPSKNGDESMTTFEINLKDKRYQDDFRPLVEGCDCYCCQKHMRAYIHHLLVTNELLAGVLLMLHNMAHYLGFFRALREAIANDRLQDFKNRVLS; encoded by the exons ATGATGAAGCTGGAATTGTCACGAGTGGTTCAGGGATGTCGCTTGGGTGTTTTGACCGGATTGGGGAAGACAGGGCAGCACTGCCTAGAGGTGCCCGGCTGTCTCCTCTACACCCGATGTGCAACTGTACCCCATCTGACACAGGACACATTACACACACTAAGTGATCTACCCTCAGTCACCCAAGTGACTGTGGAAAGCCT tgcaGAACATCAGGAGGTGCTTGAAGAATGTAAAGAGGGTGTAAGAAAATTTGCAG GTCTTCATAATACTGTGCTCTTCTGCTCTCTGCACGATTCTGTGAACCCCAACCCTGCTGGCCACGTCACCAACAAG ACAGTATCCGTGTGGGGAAGCGGTGGCCGGATAGAGCTGACGGCGGCCCGGTTCATGGCTATTCAGGCAGCTATCCAGCCCGACTTTTATCAGAGCATGGCAGACGGAGAGACCTGGCAGGCCAATTCATCTCGCAAGAGAGTCCGTAAAGCAGTGGACAGAACTCTGGCCCATCTGGATGAGTGTCTGATGTTGCACCAGAAGACCCAG GAATTGAAGCAGGCTGAAATATTTGGAGTTTTGGAAGGCGGAGATATAATGGAGGAGAGGCTTCGCTCAACTCGAGAGACTGCAAAGCGTCCTGTGGGTGGATTTGTCCTAGATGGATTTCATTCAGCTGCCATGAACCAGGACGTGAGGGGTCAGTTGATTCAAGCGATAACTGCAGAGCTTCCACATGAAAAGCCAAG GTTGATTTTGGGGGTCGGTTGTCCTGACCAGGTGATCAGCTGTGCTGAAGCAGGAGTCGACCTGTTTGAAAGCTTCTTCCCCTTTCAAGTGACCGAACGAGGCTGTGCATTGAACTTCAACTACAATATTAATCCTGACCCTGAGACAGCAG TGCTGGAACTAAATGGAGAGACGCCCGCTGTCACAAAGCCCAGCAAAAATGGAGATGAAAGTATGACGACTTTCGAAATCAATCTCAAGGATAAAAG GTATCAGGATGATTTTCGCCCACTTGTGGAGGGATGTGACTGCTACTGTTGTCAGAAGCACATGAGAGCGtatattcatcatttactgGTGACCAATGAGCTGCTCGCCGGCGTTTTACTCATGCTGCACAATATGGCACACTACCTCGGCTTCTTCAGAGCGCTGCGGGAGGCAATCGCCAACGACCGTCTGCAGGACTTTAAAAATAGAGTTCTCAGTTGA
- the drd3 gene encoding D(3) dopamine receptor yields MVLFNSSEWLWNDSVDHSLIQANSSLTLDKEAKRNYYAMLYSLIILAIVFGNVLVCMAVVRERSLQTTTNYLVVSLAVADLLVASLVMPWAVYLEVMGGAWLFSRLYCNVFVTLDVMMCTASILNLCAISIDRYTAVVMPVLYNTTHSSRKRVSMMIATVWVLAFAVSCPLLFGFNTTDDPTVCSISNPNFVIYSSVVSFYLPFMVTLLVYVRIYIFLKRRRKRIAFRHGSGKVRPASMPLVETCLRDVIHKEKRDLSPIKINVISEKTEQVTRPRLLGSCLWRKRPQTAPAENSLLPPVVMLNYCSMSQASFARTDQDGNRGQEEAGEGEQVRCEVQKLSNGCTHTTLPASRPARVILYPSQIRCRTMHSKEKKATQMLAIVLGVFLICWLPFFVTHILNTHCSSCRVPPELYSAFTWLGYVNSALNPVIYTTFNIEFRRAFIKILSC; encoded by the exons ATGGTATTGTTTAACAGCAGTGAGTGGCTCTGGAATGACTCCGTAGACCATTCTCTCATCCAGGCAAACTCTAGCTTGACACTGGACAAAGAAGCGAAGAGGAATTACTATGCCATGCTGTACTCCCTTATTATTCTGGCTATTGTGTTTGGCAACGTTCTAGTTTGTATGGCTGTGGTCCGAGAGCGGTCTCTCCAGACCACCACCAACTACCTGGTGGTTAGCTTGGCAGTAGCTGATCTTCTGGTTGCCTCTCTGGTCATGCCCTGGGCAGTCTATTTAGAA GTGATGGGCGGAGCTTGGCTCTTCAGTCGCTTATACTGTAATGTGTTTGTAACCCTTGATGTGATGATGTGCACAGCCAGCATCCTCAACCTGTGTGCCATTAGCATTGACAG GTACACGGCCGTGGTGATGCCTGTGCTATACAACACCACCCACAGCTCTCGAAAAAGAGTTTCAATGATGATAGCGACAGTTTGGGTCCTGGCCTTCGCAGTCTCCTGCCCTCTACTGTTTGGATTCAACACAACAG ATGATCCTACTGTGTGCTCGATTTCAAATCCTAATTTTGTGATCTACTCCTCCGTGGTGTCATTCTACCTGCCTTTCATGGTGACCCTTTTGGTGTACGTGCGCATCTACATCTTCCTCAAAAGGAGAAGGAAGAGAATTGCCTTCCGTCACGGAAGCGGCAAAGTTCGGCCAGCATCCATGCCACTAGTG GAGACGTGTTTACGAGACGTCATtcataaagaaaaaagagatCTTTCCCCAATCAAGATCAACGTGATAAGT GAAAAAACAGAACAGGTGACTCGTCCCCGCCTCCTCGGCAGCTGCCTGTGGCGCAAGCGGCCTCAAACCGCCCCTGCCGAGAACTCACTGCTTCCCCCGGTGGTCATGTTGAACTATTGCAGCATGAGCCAAGCGTCTTTTGCTCGCACAGATCAAGATGGAAATCGTGGGCAAGAGGAGGCCGGTGAGGGGGAACAGGTGAGGTGTGAGGTGCAGAAGTTGTCAAACGGGTGCACACACACCACCCTGCCTGCATCGCGGCCTGCTCGTGTCATACTGTACCCCAGTCAGATCCGCTGTAGGACTATGCACTCCAAGGAAAAGAAAGCCACGCAGATGTTGGCCATCGTTCTAG GGGTCTTTCTTATTTGCTGGCTGCCGTTCTTTGTGACTCACATCCTCAACACTCACTGTAGTTCATGTCGTGTTCCACCTGAGCTCTATAGCGCCTTTACCTGGTTGGGCTACGTCAACAGTGCTCTCAATCCAGTCATCTACACCACCTTCAACATCGAATTCCGCAGAGCATTCATTAAAATCCTGAGCTGCTAA
- the si:ch211-161h7.8 gene encoding thiosulfate:glutathione sulfurtransferase isoform X1 — protein sequence MSASVVTYEQLKAMLANHSVQLFDVRKPDEFQAGRIPDSTNIPLGQLEESLKLPQEQFELQFKVKAPRKEDENIVFHCRSGNRSLSALEIAHRLGFIKARHYAGGYIDWEAHEKK from the exons CTTCAGTTGTGACTTACGAGCAGCTCAAAGCTATGCTGGCCAATCACAGTGTACAACTGTTTGACGTCCGCAAACCAGATGAATTCCAGGCAGGCCGGATTCCAGATTCCACCAACATTCCAT tggGACAGCTAGAGGAGTCACTGAAGCTCCCACAAGAACAGTTTGAATTGCAGTTTAAGGTGAAGGCCCCACGAAAAGAGGATGAAAACATAGTTTTTCATTGCCGGAGTGGGAATAGGAGTTTGTCTGCTCTTGAAATTGCTCATCGACTGGGATTCATTAA ggCACGGCATTACGCAGGTGGATACATCGACTGGGAAGCGCATGAGAAGAAGTAA
- the si:ch211-161h7.8 gene encoding thiosulfate:glutathione sulfurtransferase isoform X2, whose product MSSVVTYEQLKAMLANHSVQLFDVRKPDEFQAGRIPDSTNIPLGQLEESLKLPQEQFELQFKVKAPRKEDENIVFHCRSGNRSLSALEIAHRLGFIKARHYAGGYIDWEAHEKK is encoded by the exons CTTCAGTTGTGACTTACGAGCAGCTCAAAGCTATGCTGGCCAATCACAGTGTACAACTGTTTGACGTCCGCAAACCAGATGAATTCCAGGCAGGCCGGATTCCAGATTCCACCAACATTCCAT tggGACAGCTAGAGGAGTCACTGAAGCTCCCACAAGAACAGTTTGAATTGCAGTTTAAGGTGAAGGCCCCACGAAAAGAGGATGAAAACATAGTTTTTCATTGCCGGAGTGGGAATAGGAGTTTGTCTGCTCTTGAAATTGCTCATCGACTGGGATTCATTAA ggCACGGCATTACGCAGGTGGATACATCGACTGGGAAGCGCATGAGAAGAAGTAA